From a single Streptomyces sp. 1331.2 genomic region:
- a CDS encoding YrdB family protein, whose translation MRIERPGPVGQRRWTPLTAVNGGLAFGLELAMLAALCYWGFKTGSSLGTRLLLGLGAPALAAGIWGLFLAAGGPRFRLPLAAEIVLKLVVLGSAALALHATGRTALAAVYGGLVVVSVAVEYTTG comes from the coding sequence ATGAGGATCGAAAGACCCGGCCCGGTCGGGCAGCGACGGTGGACGCCGTTGACCGCGGTCAACGGCGGGCTCGCGTTCGGACTGGAACTCGCCATGCTGGCGGCGCTCTGCTACTGGGGCTTCAAGACCGGCTCCAGCCTCGGTACCCGGCTGCTACTGGGGCTCGGCGCCCCGGCCCTGGCGGCCGGCATCTGGGGCCTGTTCCTGGCCGCGGGCGGGCCCAGGTTCCGGCTGCCGCTCGCCGCGGAGATCGTGCTCAAGCTGGTCGTCCTCGGCTCGGCCGCGCTCGCGCTGCATGCGACCGGACGGACCGCCCTCGCCGCGGTGTACGGCGGGCTGGTGGTGGTCAGCGTGGCGGTGGAGTACACCACCGGCTGA
- a CDS encoding S9 family peptidase: MTITDAFLALSARTGRFTYGAPRAYTLAEDGTRLLLLRSTGSEDPVDRLHLLDTATGEERLVADPAALLPGRSGRRDDLPAVERRLRERTRLVAAGIGSYAATADLAVAVFTLDGRLFRTDTTTGSSDELPVAGPAFDPRPDATGQRVAYVTEEAGHGTALYVTPGLDPLSPADGARWGVAEFAAAEELGRARGHWWRPDGGALLAARVDESALPRRHFADPAHPGEAPEDFAYPQAGGPNADVQLWVLGLDGSRTRLHWDADAHPYLCAASWASDHEVLLTVADRLQQNVLLLSADPATGLTRELSRTTDEFWVDDLPGTPARLPGGRLLTAYDTPQARGLALDGKPLDTTGLQIRRVVGRLHGRLLCETGQGDPADQHVHLVDPDGGAPEPLTTGPGVHSALAAADTLLLIAAGPGGIRRTVRRTTRGADGRDGPELPLTDLSAALPYPVRPQFARVTDRELPSAVVYPRDHVPGRRLPVLLDVYGGPGYQAVATEPRRWQLRQWWADQGFAVVTTDNRGTPFVSPDFTRAIFRRFSRAALDDQVDALHALAAHHPDLDLRRVGVRGWSYGGYFAALAVLRRPDVFHAACAGAPPTDFRLYDTAYTERYLGLPQDNPEGYAGDCLLTDAPGLTRPLLLIHGLADDNVHPAHTLLLSQALTAAGRPHAVLPLPGVTHMTPDGMNEQLAQAELAFLRDALG, encoded by the coding sequence GTGACCATCACCGACGCCTTCCTTGCCCTCAGCGCCCGCACCGGCCGGTTCACCTACGGGGCGCCGCGCGCGTACACCCTCGCCGAGGACGGTACCCGGCTGCTGCTGCTCCGCTCGACCGGTTCCGAGGACCCGGTCGACCGCCTGCACCTGCTCGACACCGCCACCGGCGAGGAACGCCTGGTCGCCGACCCCGCCGCGCTGCTGCCCGGCCGCAGCGGCCGCCGCGACGACCTGCCCGCCGTCGAGCGCCGGCTGCGCGAACGCACCCGGCTGGTCGCCGCCGGAATCGGCAGCTACGCCGCCACCGCCGACCTCGCGGTCGCCGTCTTCACCCTCGACGGCCGGCTGTTCCGCACCGACACCACCACCGGCAGCAGCGACGAACTCCCCGTCGCCGGGCCCGCGTTCGACCCCCGCCCGGACGCCACCGGACAGCGCGTCGCCTACGTCACCGAGGAAGCCGGGCACGGCACCGCCCTGTACGTCACCCCCGGCCTCGACCCGCTCTCCCCCGCCGACGGCGCCCGCTGGGGCGTCGCCGAGTTCGCTGCCGCCGAGGAACTCGGCCGCGCCCGCGGCCACTGGTGGCGCCCGGACGGCGGCGCGCTGCTGGCCGCCCGGGTCGACGAATCCGCCCTCCCCCGACGCCACTTCGCCGACCCGGCCCACCCCGGCGAGGCACCCGAGGACTTCGCCTACCCGCAGGCCGGCGGCCCCAACGCGGACGTCCAGCTCTGGGTGCTCGGCCTCGACGGCAGCCGCACCCGGCTGCACTGGGACGCCGACGCCCACCCGTACCTCTGCGCCGCCTCCTGGGCCTCCGACCACGAGGTGCTGCTCACCGTCGCCGACCGCCTGCAGCAGAACGTGCTGCTGCTCAGCGCCGACCCGGCCACCGGCCTGACCCGCGAACTCTCCCGCACCACCGACGAGTTCTGGGTGGACGACCTGCCCGGCACCCCCGCCAGGCTGCCCGGCGGCCGGCTGCTCACCGCCTACGACACACCGCAGGCCCGCGGCCTCGCGCTCGACGGCAAGCCGCTGGACACCACCGGCCTGCAGATCCGCCGGGTGGTCGGACGGCTGCACGGCCGGCTGCTCTGCGAGACCGGCCAGGGCGACCCGGCCGACCAGCACGTCCACCTGGTCGACCCGGACGGCGGCGCCCCCGAACCGCTCACCACCGGCCCGGGCGTCCACTCCGCCCTCGCCGCCGCCGACACCCTGCTGCTCATCGCGGCCGGCCCCGGCGGAATCCGCCGGACCGTCCGCCGCACCACCCGCGGGGCCGACGGCCGGGACGGCCCCGAACTTCCGCTCACCGACCTCTCCGCCGCCCTGCCGTACCCGGTCCGCCCGCAGTTCGCCCGGGTCACCGACCGCGAACTGCCGAGCGCCGTGGTCTACCCGCGCGATCACGTCCCCGGCCGGCGGCTGCCCGTCCTGCTGGACGTCTACGGCGGGCCCGGCTACCAGGCCGTGGCCACCGAGCCGCGCCGCTGGCAGCTCCGCCAGTGGTGGGCCGACCAGGGCTTCGCCGTCGTCACCACCGACAACCGCGGCACCCCCTTCGTCTCCCCGGACTTCACCCGGGCGATCTTCCGCCGCTTCTCCCGGGCCGCCCTGGACGACCAGGTCGACGCCCTGCACGCGCTCGCCGCGCACCACCCGGACCTCGACCTCCGCCGGGTCGGCGTGCGCGGCTGGTCGTACGGCGGCTACTTCGCCGCCCTCGCCGTGCTGCGCCGCCCCGACGTCTTCCACGCCGCCTGCGCGGGCGCCCCGCCCACCGACTTCCGGCTGTACGACACCGCGTACACCGAGCGCTACCTCGGCCTGCCGCAGGACAACCCGGAGGGCTACGCGGGCGACTGCCTGCTCACCGACGCGCCCGGGCTGACCAGGCCGCTGCTGCTGATCCACGGGCTGGCCGACGACAACGTCCACCCCGCGCACACCTTGCTGCTCTCCCAGGCGCTCACCGCGGCCGGCCGGCCGCACGCCGTACTGCCGCTGCCCGGCGTCACCCACATGACCCCGGACGGCATGAACGAGCAGCTGGCCCAGGCCGAACTCGCCTTCCTCCGAGACGCCTTGGGCTGA
- a CDS encoding aminotransferase class V-fold PLP-dependent enzyme, which yields MPEERALEAVVREDGVIEDLWTAEPPAPLPAADGLFSVSPEAAHLNHGSFGAVPVPVQRAQERLRAEHELDPDGFFADLPARIAAARALIAAELGTDPDRLALLTNVTEATAIALDSIPLAPGDRILVTDHGYGAVTQAVARKAAETGAELVVAALPLDAPDEHAVREAVLAAVDARTTVAVLDQLTSPTARLVAGPALLAELRARGVTTVVDGAHAPGMLPAPAEPDADFWFGNLHKWAFAPRATGVLAVRPEWTGRVRPLALSWEHDKGFPGNVEWRGTCDYTPWLAAPAGFGLLRELGPAAVAGHNAALAAYGQRVLAERAGLPPLPATPGVWMRAVRLPAGRCEVEAEAKALMAEVWRRLRTRIAVRPWAGGGVLRVSAQLYNRPGEYERLADRLAELLK from the coding sequence GTGCCTGAGGAAAGGGCGCTTGAGGCCGTCGTGCGGGAGGACGGCGTGATCGAGGACCTGTGGACGGCCGAACCGCCGGCCCCGCTGCCCGCCGCCGACGGGCTGTTCAGCGTGTCACCGGAGGCCGCCCACCTGAACCACGGCTCCTTCGGCGCGGTGCCCGTCCCCGTACAGCGGGCGCAGGAACGGCTGCGCGCCGAGCACGAGCTGGACCCGGACGGCTTCTTCGCCGACCTCCCGGCCCGGATCGCCGCCGCCCGGGCCCTGATCGCCGCCGAACTCGGCACCGACCCGGACCGGCTCGCCCTGCTCACCAACGTCACCGAGGCCACCGCGATCGCCCTGGACAGCATCCCGCTCGCCCCCGGTGACCGGATCCTGGTCACCGACCACGGCTACGGCGCGGTGACCCAGGCCGTCGCACGCAAGGCCGCCGAGACCGGCGCCGAGCTGGTGGTGGCCGCGCTGCCGCTGGACGCACCGGACGAGCACGCCGTCCGCGAGGCGGTGCTCGCCGCCGTGGACGCGCGCACCACCGTCGCCGTCCTCGACCAGCTCACCTCGCCCACCGCCCGCCTGGTGGCCGGCCCGGCCCTGCTCGCCGAGCTGCGCGCCCGCGGCGTGACCACCGTGGTGGACGGCGCCCACGCCCCCGGCATGCTGCCCGCCCCGGCCGAGCCCGACGCCGACTTCTGGTTCGGCAACCTGCACAAGTGGGCCTTCGCCCCGCGCGCCACCGGCGTGCTCGCCGTCCGTCCCGAGTGGACGGGGCGGGTGCGCCCGCTCGCGCTGTCCTGGGAACACGACAAGGGCTTCCCCGGCAACGTCGAGTGGCGCGGCACCTGCGACTACACGCCCTGGTTGGCCGCCCCGGCCGGCTTCGGGCTGCTGCGCGAACTCGGCCCGGCGGCGGTCGCGGGCCACAACGCCGCGCTCGCCGCGTACGGCCAGCGGGTGCTGGCCGAGCGGGCGGGCCTGCCGCCGCTGCCCGCGACGCCCGGGGTGTGGATGCGGGCCGTGCGGCTGCCGGCCGGCCGGTGCGAGGTCGAGGCGGAGGCTAAGGCGCTGATGGCCGAGGTGTGGCGGCGGCTCCGCACCCGGATCGCCGTCCGCCCGTGGGCCGGCGGCGGGGTGCTGCGGGTCAGCGCCCAGCTCTACAACCGGCCGGGGGAGTACGAGCGGCTGGCGGACAGGCTGGCGGAGCTGCTGAAGTGA
- a CDS encoding ArsR/SmtB family transcription factor, with product MTSGTPPGQRLGELYQVKAEFFRMLGHPVRIRVLELLQAGPTPVRGLLAELEVEPSSLSQQLAVLRRSGIVTATREGGTVVYALAGGDVADLLRAARRILTGLLADRNRLLAELRAGPQ from the coding sequence GTGACGTCGGGGACACCTCCCGGCCAGCGGCTGGGGGAGCTCTACCAGGTCAAGGCAGAGTTCTTCCGGATGCTCGGCCATCCCGTCCGGATCCGGGTGCTGGAACTGCTCCAGGCCGGGCCGACGCCCGTCCGCGGCCTGCTCGCCGAGCTGGAGGTCGAACCCTCCAGCCTGTCCCAGCAGCTCGCGGTGCTGCGCCGGTCCGGCATCGTCACCGCCACCCGGGAGGGCGGCACGGTGGTCTACGCGCTGGCCGGCGGGGACGTGGCCGACCTGCTGCGGGCGGCCCGGCGGATCCTCACCGGGCTGCTCGCCGACCGGAACCGGCTGCTCGCGGAGTTACGGGCGGGGCCGCAGTAG
- a CDS encoding DEAD/DEAH box helicase, translating into MNTPDPEPQDDRELSPAEAYAASRRRAKEQATALYGFQQLYDFPLDDFQLEACETLEAGSGVLVAAPTGSGKTIVGEFAVHLALAAGRKCFYTTPIKALSNQKYGDLVKRYGAAKVGLLTGDNTVNGDAPVVVMTTEVLRNMLYAGSSTLNGLGYVVMDEVHYLADRFRGAVWEEVIIHLPESVTLVSLSATVSNAEEFGDWLDTVRGGTKVIVSETRPVPLWQHVMAGNRMYDLFADPDRDGRPKNNLKNPGKAVNPELVRLARSELDRNPRDRFGRGRGRSMPNGRPGKVWTPGRVDVIDRLDAEGLLPAITFIFSRAGCEAAVQQCLSSGLRLNKDSERAQVRAIVEERCADIPDEDLHVLGYFEWLDGLERGIAAHHAGMLPRFKEVVEELFVKGLVKAVFATETLALGINMPARSVVMEKLVKWNGEMHADITPGEYTQLTGRAGRRGIDVEGHAVVLWQRGLDPEALAGLAGTRTYPLKSSFRPSYNMAVNLVSQFGRHRSRELLETSFAQFQADRSVVGIARQVQRNEEGLEGYRESMTCHLGDFDEYMSLRRQLKDRENELAREGSSQRRAAAVESIEQLKPGDVIHVPTGKFAGLALVLDPGLPPVHRSGRGGPRHPDFQDGPRPVVLTAERQVKRLAMIDFPHPVVAIERVRIPKSFNPRSPQSRRDLASALRTKAGHLEPERFRRGRAAAADDPEITRLRTELRQHPCHGCSDREDHARWAERYHRLHRDTELLERRMRSRTHTIARTFDRVCALLTDLGYLRGDTVTDDGKRLGRLYGELDLLASECIREGVWNGLAAAELAACASALVYEARQSDDAGAPRVPEGAAKEALGQMVRIWGHLDALEEQHRINTAEGVGQREPDLGFAWAAYRWALGHNLDQVLRDADMPAGDFVRWTKQLIDVLGQIQDAAGQDAELRKTARKAVDSLRRGIIAYSSVG; encoded by the coding sequence ATGAACACCCCCGATCCAGAGCCCCAGGACGACCGGGAGCTCAGCCCCGCCGAGGCGTACGCGGCCAGCCGTCGCCGGGCCAAGGAGCAGGCCACCGCCCTGTACGGCTTCCAGCAGCTGTACGACTTCCCGCTGGACGACTTCCAGCTGGAGGCCTGCGAGACGCTGGAGGCCGGATCCGGCGTCCTGGTCGCCGCTCCCACCGGCTCCGGGAAGACCATCGTCGGCGAGTTCGCCGTGCACCTGGCCCTGGCCGCCGGCCGCAAGTGCTTCTACACCACGCCGATCAAGGCGCTGTCCAACCAGAAGTACGGAGACCTGGTCAAGCGCTACGGCGCCGCCAAGGTCGGCCTGCTCACCGGCGACAACACCGTCAACGGCGACGCCCCCGTGGTGGTCATGACCACCGAGGTGCTGCGCAACATGCTCTACGCCGGCTCCAGCACCCTCAACGGGCTCGGCTACGTCGTCATGGACGAGGTGCACTACCTCGCCGACCGCTTCCGCGGCGCCGTCTGGGAGGAGGTCATCATCCACCTCCCCGAGTCGGTCACCCTCGTCTCGCTCTCCGCGACCGTCTCCAACGCCGAGGAGTTCGGCGACTGGCTGGACACCGTGCGCGGCGGCACCAAGGTGATCGTCTCCGAGACCCGCCCGGTGCCGCTGTGGCAGCACGTCATGGCCGGCAACCGGATGTACGACCTGTTCGCCGACCCCGACCGCGACGGCCGCCCCAAGAACAACCTGAAGAACCCCGGCAAGGCCGTCAACCCCGAGCTGGTCCGGCTCGCCCGCTCCGAACTCGACCGCAACCCCCGCGACCGCTTCGGCCGCGGCCGGGGCCGCTCGATGCCCAACGGCCGCCCCGGCAAGGTCTGGACGCCGGGCCGGGTCGACGTCATCGACCGGCTCGACGCCGAGGGCCTGCTGCCCGCGATCACCTTCATCTTCAGCCGGGCCGGCTGCGAGGCCGCCGTCCAGCAGTGCCTCAGCTCCGGGCTGCGGCTCAACAAGGACTCCGAGCGCGCCCAGGTCCGCGCCATCGTCGAGGAGCGCTGCGCCGACATCCCCGACGAGGACCTGCACGTCCTCGGCTACTTCGAGTGGCTGGACGGGCTGGAGCGCGGCATCGCCGCCCACCACGCCGGGATGCTGCCCCGGTTCAAGGAGGTCGTCGAGGAGCTCTTCGTGAAGGGCCTGGTCAAGGCCGTCTTCGCGACCGAGACCCTGGCGCTCGGCATCAACATGCCCGCTCGCTCGGTGGTCATGGAGAAGCTCGTCAAGTGGAACGGCGAGATGCACGCCGACATCACCCCCGGCGAGTACACCCAGCTCACCGGCCGGGCCGGGCGCCGCGGCATCGACGTCGAGGGCCACGCCGTGGTGCTCTGGCAGCGCGGCCTCGACCCTGAGGCGCTGGCCGGTCTGGCCGGCACCCGCACCTACCCGCTGAAGTCCTCGTTCCGGCCCTCCTACAACATGGCCGTCAACCTGGTCTCCCAGTTCGGCCGGCACCGCTCGCGCGAACTGCTGGAGACCTCCTTCGCCCAGTTCCAGGCGGACCGCTCGGTCGTCGGCATCGCCCGCCAGGTGCAGCGCAACGAGGAGGGCCTGGAGGGCTACCGCGAGTCGATGACCTGCCACCTCGGCGACTTCGACGAGTACATGTCCTTGCGGCGGCAGCTCAAGGACCGGGAGAACGAGCTCGCCCGCGAGGGCAGCAGCCAGCGCCGCGCGGCCGCCGTCGAATCCATCGAGCAGCTCAAGCCTGGCGACGTCATCCACGTCCCCACGGGCAAGTTCGCCGGCCTCGCCCTGGTCCTCGACCCGGGCCTGCCGCCGGTCCACCGCTCCGGCCGCGGCGGCCCGCGCCACCCCGACTTCCAGGACGGCCCGCGCCCGGTGGTGCTCACCGCCGAACGCCAGGTCAAGCGGCTCGCCATGATCGACTTCCCGCACCCGGTCGTCGCGATCGAGCGGGTGCGCATCCCCAAGTCCTTCAACCCGCGCAGCCCGCAGTCCCGCCGCGACCTCGCCTCCGCGCTGCGCACCAAGGCCGGCCACCTCGAACCCGAGCGGTTCCGCCGCGGCCGCGCCGCCGCCGCCGACGACCCCGAGATCACCCGGCTGCGCACCGAACTGCGCCAACACCCCTGCCACGGCTGCTCCGACCGCGAGGACCACGCCCGCTGGGCCGAGCGTTACCACCGGCTGCACCGCGACACCGAACTGCTCGAACGCCGGATGCGCTCGCGCACCCACACCATCGCCCGCACCTTCGACCGGGTCTGCGCCCTGCTCACCGACCTCGGCTACCTGCGCGGCGACACCGTCACCGACGACGGCAAGCGCCTCGGCCGGCTCTACGGCGAACTCGACCTGCTCGCCTCCGAATGCATCCGCGAAGGCGTCTGGAACGGCCTCGCCGCCGCCGAACTCGCCGCCTGCGCCTCGGCGCTGGTGTACGAGGCCCGCCAGTCCGACGACGCCGGCGCCCCCCGCGTACCGGAAGGCGCCGCCAAGGAGGCGCTCGGCCAGATGGTCCGGATCTGGGGCCACCTCGACGCCCTGGAGGAGCAGCACCGGATCAACACCGCCGAAGGCGTCGGCCAGCGCGAGCCCGACCTCGGCTTCGCCTGGGCCGCCTACCGCTGGGCCCTCGGCCACAACCTCGACCAGGTCCTGCGCGACGCCGACATGCCCGCCGGCGACTTCGTCCGCTGGACGAAGCAACTGATCGACGTCCTCGGCCAGATCCAGGACGCCGCCGGCCAGGACGCCGAACTCCGCAAGACCGCCCGCAAGGCCGTCGACAGCCTCCGCCGCGGCATCATCGCCTACTCCTCGGTGGGCTGA
- a CDS encoding winged helix-turn-helix domain-containing protein, which yields MSFADEAGEQHPTLALDDTVHQRVRLGILTIAREAESVEFGFLKEQLAATDGNLSRHLKVLEDSGLVTVTKGYVGRRPRTWVSLTPQGAQALDHELRALRALVRRLDTAASERPRT from the coding sequence ATGAGCTTTGCCGACGAAGCCGGAGAACAGCACCCGACCCTGGCCCTGGACGACACCGTCCACCAGCGGGTCCGGCTCGGCATCCTGACCATCGCCCGCGAGGCCGAGAGCGTCGAGTTCGGCTTCCTCAAGGAGCAACTCGCCGCCACCGACGGCAACCTGTCCCGCCACCTCAAGGTTCTGGAGGACTCCGGCCTGGTCACCGTCACCAAGGGCTACGTCGGCCGCCGCCCCCGCACCTGGGTCTCCCTCACCCCCCAGGGCGCCCAGGCCCTCGACCACGAACTGCGCGCCCTCCGCGCCCTGGTCCGCCGCCTCGACACCGCCGCCTCCGAACGCCCCCGAACATAG
- a CDS encoding 5'-3' exonuclease, producing MLLDSASLYFRAYYGVPDTLRSPQGEPVNAVRGLLDFIARLVHDHRPDQLVACMDADWRPQWRVDLVPSYKTHRVAEDPEAAAAGEEEVPDTLAPQVPVIEQVLDALGIARVGSPGYEADDVIGTLTARAEGPVQIVTGDRDLFQLVDDARQITVLYPVKGMGNLQVTDDALLLEKYGVRGAQYADMAALRGDPSDGLPGVKGIGEKTAAQLINEYGDIAAVRAAALDLGSRLTPARRRNIVEGAGYLDVAPTVVRVAVDAPLPAFDPALPREPLDPMTLEHLSTRWGLGTSLERVIEALATR from the coding sequence ATGCTGCTCGACTCCGCCAGCCTGTACTTCCGGGCCTACTACGGCGTACCGGACACCCTGCGCTCGCCGCAGGGCGAGCCGGTCAACGCCGTCCGCGGCCTGCTGGACTTCATCGCCCGGCTGGTCCACGACCACCGGCCCGACCAGTTGGTCGCCTGCATGGACGCCGACTGGCGCCCGCAGTGGCGGGTCGACCTCGTCCCCTCGTACAAGACCCACCGGGTCGCCGAGGATCCCGAGGCCGCTGCGGCCGGCGAGGAGGAGGTGCCCGACACGCTCGCCCCGCAGGTCCCGGTGATCGAGCAGGTCCTCGACGCCCTCGGCATCGCCCGGGTCGGCTCCCCCGGCTACGAGGCCGACGACGTCATCGGCACCCTCACCGCCCGCGCCGAGGGCCCGGTCCAGATCGTCACCGGCGACCGCGACCTCTTCCAACTCGTCGACGACGCCCGCCAGATCACCGTCCTCTACCCGGTCAAGGGCATGGGCAACCTGCAGGTCACCGACGACGCCCTGCTCCTGGAGAAGTACGGCGTGCGCGGCGCTCAGTACGCCGACATGGCCGCCCTGCGCGGCGACCCGTCCGACGGCCTGCCCGGCGTCAAGGGCATCGGCGAGAAGACCGCCGCCCAGCTGATCAACGAGTACGGCGACATCGCGGCCGTCCGCGCCGCCGCCCTCGACCTCGGCTCCAGGCTCACCCCGGCCCGCCGCCGCAACATCGTCGAGGGCGCCGGCTACCTCGACGTCGCCCCGACGGTCGTCCGCGTCGCCGTCGACGCCCCCCTCCCCGCCTTCGACCCGGCGCTGCCGCGCGAACCCCTCGACCCGATGACGCTGGAGCACCTCTCCACCCGCTGGGGCCTCGGCACCTCCCTGGAACGCGTCATCGAAGCCCTCGCCACCCGCTGA
- a CDS encoding cation diffusion facilitator family transporter: protein MAGHEHSHDDHAHDHTNSRGHAHGGHAHGPGGHGGHSHGVAADADRRWLLSALALIVVFMAGEVAVGFAAQSLALISDAAHMLTDAASIVLALIAMRLAARPARGGYTYGLKRAEILSAQANGVTLLVLSAWLGYEAVTRLITPPEVAGSLVLVTALVGIVVNLAATWCMSKANRSSLNVEGAFQHVLTDLYAFIATAIAGLVVLTTGFARADAIASLIVVALMLKAGIALVRDSGRIFLEAAPAGIDPDTVADRMVTEPLVEEIHDLHIWEITSNQPALSAHILVTPGGDCHAVRRQLQRRLADEYGITHSTLQVDHVGEDEAGALLQITAPDDTADDDTTAEHCAEAHGPVHRAGPHEH from the coding sequence ATGGCCGGGCACGAGCACTCGCACGATGATCATGCGCATGACCACACGAACTCGCGTGGCCACGCGCACGGGGGCCACGCGCACGGTCCCGGGGGGCACGGGGGCCACTCGCACGGCGTCGCCGCCGACGCGGACCGCCGCTGGCTGCTCAGCGCCCTCGCCCTGATCGTCGTCTTCATGGCCGGCGAGGTCGCGGTCGGCTTCGCCGCCCAGTCCCTCGCGCTGATCTCCGACGCGGCGCACATGCTCACCGACGCCGCCTCCATCGTGCTGGCGCTCATCGCGATGCGGCTCGCCGCCCGCCCGGCCCGCGGCGGCTACACCTACGGCCTCAAGCGCGCCGAGATCCTCTCCGCCCAGGCCAACGGGGTGACGCTGCTGGTGCTGTCGGCCTGGCTCGGCTACGAGGCCGTCACCCGGCTGATCACGCCGCCGGAGGTCGCCGGCTCGCTGGTGCTGGTCACCGCGCTGGTCGGGATCGTCGTCAACCTCGCCGCCACCTGGTGCATGTCCAAGGCCAACCGCAGCTCGCTGAACGTCGAGGGCGCCTTCCAGCACGTGCTCACCGACCTGTACGCGTTCATCGCCACCGCCATCGCCGGCCTGGTCGTCCTGACCACCGGCTTCGCCCGGGCCGACGCCATTGCCTCGCTGATCGTCGTCGCCCTGATGCTCAAGGCCGGCATCGCGCTCGTCCGCGACTCCGGACGGATCTTCCTGGAGGCCGCTCCGGCCGGCATCGACCCGGACACGGTCGCCGACCGGATGGTCACCGAGCCGCTGGTCGAGGAGATCCACGACCTGCACATCTGGGAGATCACCTCCAACCAGCCGGCCCTGTCCGCGCACATCCTGGTCACCCCCGGCGGCGACTGCCACGCCGTCCGGCGCCAGCTCCAGCGCCGGCTGGCCGACGAGTACGGGATCACCCACAGCACCCTCCAGGTCGACCACGTAGGCGAGGACGAGGCGGGCGCCCTGCTGCAGATCACCGCCCCCGACGACACCGCCGACGACGACACCACCGCCGAACACTGCGCCGAGGCCCACGGCCCGGTCCACCGTGCCGGGCCGCACGAACACTGA
- a CDS encoding gamma-glutamyl-gamma-aminobutyrate hydrolase family protein, whose product MDRRPLIGVSTYLVDASWSDWRDRPVALVPERYTTYVQDAGGIAVLLPPDAPERAPEVLARLDALVIAGGPDIDPAYYGAPAHPATEADSPRRDAWEVALLRAALAAGMPLLGVCRGMQVLNVVCGGTLVQHLPDVVPVDVHRGSPGRYGSHLVRPVPGTLLGGLLPESELSVPTFHHQAVDRLGKGLRVSAHAPDGTVEAVEGPGFTLGVQWHPEQGDDLRVMRALVRAATAAALDITVLDAMELDAAAPDPAALDAIPLG is encoded by the coding sequence ATGGATCGCAGGCCTTTGATCGGCGTCAGCACCTACCTGGTGGACGCGAGTTGGAGCGACTGGCGGGACCGCCCGGTGGCCCTCGTACCCGAGCGGTACACCACGTACGTCCAGGACGCCGGCGGTATCGCCGTCCTGCTGCCGCCGGACGCACCGGAGCGCGCGCCGGAGGTGCTGGCCCGGCTGGACGCCCTGGTCATCGCCGGCGGGCCGGACATCGACCCGGCGTACTACGGGGCGCCCGCCCATCCGGCCACCGAGGCGGACTCGCCGCGGCGGGACGCCTGGGAGGTCGCCCTGCTGCGAGCCGCGCTGGCGGCGGGGATGCCGCTGCTGGGGGTCTGCCGGGGGATGCAGGTCCTGAACGTGGTGTGCGGGGGGACGCTGGTGCAGCACCTGCCGGACGTGGTGCCGGTGGACGTGCACCGCGGCTCCCCGGGGCGGTACGGGTCGCACCTGGTGCGGCCGGTGCCGGGGACACTGCTCGGCGGGCTGCTGCCGGAGAGCGAGCTGTCCGTGCCGACCTTCCACCACCAGGCCGTCGACCGGCTCGGCAAGGGCCTGCGGGTGAGCGCGCACGCGCCGGACGGGACGGTGGAGGCGGTGGAGGGGCCGGGCTTCACGCTGGGGGTGCAGTGGCATCCGGAGCAGGGGGACGACCTGCGGGTGATGCGGGCCCTGGTCCGGGCCGCCACCGCCGCGGCGCTGGACATCACGGTGCTGGACGCGATGGAACTGGACGCCGCCGCACCGGACCCGGCCGCGCTGGACGCAATCCCGCTGGGCTAG